The following proteins come from a genomic window of Miscanthus floridulus cultivar M001 chromosome 2, ASM1932011v1, whole genome shotgun sequence:
- the LOC136532351 gene encoding transcription factor TGA2.2-like, translating to MADASPRTDTSTVVDMDDKNQRLENGQGGAMVLPSNSSDRSDRSDKPMDQKVLRRLAQNREAARKSRLRKKAYVQQLESSKLKLASLEQELQKARQQGIFISSSGDQTHAMSGNGAMTFDLEYSRWQEEQNKQINELRTAVNAHASDSDLRLIVDGIMAHYDEIFRLKGIAAKADVFHILSGMWETPAERCFLWLGGFRSSELLKLLVNQLEPLTEQQLMGLSNLQQSSQQAEDALSQGMEALQQSLAETLAGSLGQSGSSGNVANYMGQMAMAMGKLGTLENFLRQADNLRQQTLHQMQRILTIRQAARALLAIHDYFSRLRALSSLWLARPRE from the exons ATGGCAGATGCTAGTCCGAGGACTGACACCTCGACTGTTGTAGACATGGATGATAAAAATCAAAGG TTAGAAAATGGACAGGGTGGAGCTATGGTCCTGCCTTCTAATTCATCTGATCGGTCTGACAGATCTGACAAACCTATGGACCAAAAG GTTTTGCGACGGCTTGCCCAAAATCGTGAGGCAGCAAGAAAAAGTCGGTTGAGAAAAAAG GCATATGTGCAACAGTTAGAGAGCAGTAAGCTAAAACTTGCAAGCCTGGAGCAAGAACTCCAGAAAGCTCGACAACAG GGAATCTTCATATCCAGTTCCGGAGATCAAACCCATGCTATGAGTGGAAATG GAGCTATGACCTTCGATTTAGAATATTCTCGATGGCAAGAGGAGCAAAATAAGCAGATAAATGAGCTGAGGACTGCAGTAAATGCTCATGCAAGtgatagtgacctccgtcttatCGTCGATGGGATAATGGCACATTATGATGAGATATTCAGGCTGAAGGGCATTGCTGCAAAGGCTGATGTGTTCCATATACTTTCAGGCATGTGGGAAACACCTGCTGAAAGGTGCTTCTTGTGGCTTGGGGGTTTCCGTTCGTCTGAGCTTCTAAAG CTCCTTGTGAATCAGCTTGAGCCTCTAACTGAGCAACAATTGATGGGGCTATCCAATCTCCAGCAATCCTCCCAGCAGGCTGAGGATGCATTGTCACAAGGAATGGAAGCATTGCAGCAATCATTGGCAGAAACGCTGGCTGGGTCCCTTGGCCAATCAGGATCTTCTGGGAACGTGGCAAACTATATGGGTCAAATGGCTATGGCCATGGGAAAACTTGGTACACTCGAGAATTTCCTTCGTCAG GCTGACAATCTACGACAGCAGACCTTGCATCAGATGCAACGCATCCTGACAATCCGACAAGCCGCTCGCGCGCTTCTTGCAATCCATGACTACTTTTCACGTTTGCGCGCCCTGAGTTCTCTTTGGCTTGCCAGGCCACGAGAGTAA